The Crocosphaera sp. UHCC 0190 DNA segment GCCTTTTTTTCTCCCAAGTTCATACAGTTAACTACACAATTTGGGGTGTCAAAAGTACAACTATGTAAGCGTAAAAAGTTAACCCCTTCCACACTACGAGACGCGCTGAGATAACCCATCAAAGGAATACGAGCAGCCCGTAATTGTTCCCAAGCTTCTTGAATAGGAGGTAAAATAAGATCACGGGCATCATGGGCTAACCCGTCCAAAAACCAGTACACTAAAGAACCATCTACCATCGCTAAATTGGGTTGATAATGGGCCCCTGGAGGCTTTACCCAACCGCAGGCCATTTCTGATAATAATTGCGCTTCTAACACTGTACGACGATAGCCTAACCATTCTTCTGTACGAATACCCCATTGTTTGGAAACATAAAGATCTTCGGGACGATAATAAACTTCTGGCAAACTATCAAGAAGTGGGTGTAAATTTTGTCCATAATGGAGCATAACGCGCCCCACATTAATTAAATAACAATAGGCGATTTCATGGTGAGACGGGGCAATTTGTGAGCCATCTGTTGCAAAGACACTATGACTATTGGGAGGCGCAGGAATGCTTAAACGAGTGTCTAAAGGTTCGATGGGAATGGCAGCAGAAAAAATCAGGCGATCGCGCCAAGTTTTGTATTGTTCAATTAATTCTTCTTGTCTTTTTTGAGTTTCTTGTAAAATGATTTGGGCCTGTTCTAACCGTTGATAACTGGCGGTCATTTCTTGTTTAAAATGTTGACTAATTCCTGGGATTTTTCCGGCAAGTTTAGCAATATCAAGCATGATTTTTTACTACCTATTT contains these protein-coding regions:
- a CDS encoding DNA double-strand break repair nuclease NurA; the protein is MLDIAKLAGKIPGISQHFKQEMTASYQRLEQAQIILQETQKRQEELIEQYKTWRDRLIFSAAIPIEPLDTRLSIPAPPNSHSVFATDGSQIAPSHHEIAYCYLINVGRVMLHYGQNLHPLLDSLPEVYYRPEDLYVSKQWGIRTEEWLGYRRTVLEAQLLSEMACGWVKPPGAHYQPNLAMVDGSLVYWFLDGLAHDARDLILPPIQEAWEQLRAARIPLMGYLSASRSVEGVNFLRLHSCTFDTPNCVVNCMNLGEKKAPCQIIEPLRDTNLWGQNLEPGERGPLWQSSARILDLYSEPQRIYFCYVNVGTEIARVEFPAWVVEDEALLNQALGIMLAQVSKGYGYPVALAESHNQAVIRGGDRVRFFALLEQQMIRVGLQNVGTSYKEARKRGSIA